A DNA window from Fragaria vesca subsp. vesca linkage group LG3, FraVesHawaii_1.0, whole genome shotgun sequence contains the following coding sequences:
- the LOC101300039 gene encoding uncharacterized protein LOC101300039, with the protein MQVTGQAISKLEQQIGQLATVVGEREKGKFPSQPLPNPKGQFQISEPSSSLNSHEQVQSIATLRSGKQVDNKVQMPDLDDEAPINKSKDGEVPTSPDNHSSSAPKIRTHPVADQPVRNYVPKALFPQRLVNSKTGAQFGEILEVFKRVNINIPFLDAIQQVPLYAKFLKDLCTLKRKTNVPKKAFLTEQVSSIIQRKSPVKYKDPGNPTISCTIGENHFKRALLDLGASVNLLPYSVYAQMGLGGMKPTRVVLQLADRLVKYPRGIVEDVLVQVDKFYFPVDFIILDTQPASNLSDEIPVILGRPFLATCYANISCRSGMMTISFGNMTLDLNIFSISKQPLENDEVGEVNLIDNLVTDTFHQSSIKDPLEACLVHFGADFDFDKSIEEVNALLDFVPLIDSANWKSKVEPLPLSSSPPIPSIVKPPKLDLKQLPDTLKFAFLGPFESLLVIIASDLSSTQEEKLLQILREHKEAIGWSIADIKGISPSVVMHKIHLEDNAKTSREAQRRLNPAMKEVVRAEMLKLLDVGVIYPISDSQWVSPVQVVPKKSGITVV; encoded by the coding sequence ATGCAAGTTACTGGTCAAGCCATTTCGAAATTAGAACAACAAATAGGCCAGTTAGCGACTGTTGTTGGTGAGAGAGAGAAAGGGAAGTTTCCTAGTCAGCCGTTGCCTAACCCAAAAGGACAATTTCAGATTAGTGAACCTTCAAGTTCTTTGAATTCCCATGAGCAAGTCCAATCCATCGCCACTCTTAGGTCAGGTAAACAAGTTGATAACAAAGTTCAGATGCCAGACCTAGATGATGAAGCTCCCATAAATAAATCCAAAGATGGAGAGGTACCAACCTCTCCTGACAACCACTCTTCGAGTGCCCCAAAAATCCGAACTCATCCTGTAGCTGATCAGCCTGTTAGGAATTATGTCCCAAAAGCTCTATTTCCTCAGAGATTAGTGAATTCCAAGACAGGTGCACAGTTTGGTGAGATCTTAGAGGTGTTTAAGCGAGTCAATATAAACATTCCATTCTTAGATGCCATTCAGCAGGTACCCTTGTATGCCAAGTTTCTGAAGGACCTTTGCACCCTTAAGCGAAAGACGAATGTTCCAAAGAAAGCTTTTCTAACAGAACAAGTGAGCTCAATCATTCAGCGAAAATCTCCTGTTAAGTATAAAGACCCTGGTAACCCTACCATCTCTTGTACTATAGGAGAGAATCATTTCAAGAGAGCTTTGCTAGATTTAGGGGCTAGTGTGAATTTGTTGCCATATTCTGTATATGCGCAAATGGGTTTGGGGGGAATGAAACCGACTCGTGTGGTATTGCAATTGGCAGACCGATTGGTGAAATATCCTAGAGGTATTGTTGAAGATGTCTTGGTTCAGGTTGACAAGTTTTACTTTCCTGTCGATTTCATAATCTTAGATACCCAGCCTGCCTCTAACCTAAGTGATGAAATTCCAGTCATTCTAGGTCGTCCTTTTCTAGCTACTTGTTATGCCAATATTAGTTGTCGGAGTGGTATGATGACAATTTCCTTTGGTAACATGACTTTAGATCTCAACATTTTCAGTATAAGCAAGCAGCCTTTAGAGAATGACGAAGTTGGTGAGGTCAATTTGATTGACAACTTAGTGACAGACACTTTCCACCAGTCTAGCATTAAGGACCCCTTAGAGGCATGTCTAGTTCATTTTGGTGCTGATTTTGATTTTGACAAATCTATTGAAGAGGTCAATGCTTTGTTAGATTTTGTCCCTCTTATAGATTCTGCCAATTGGAAATCAAAGGTAGAACCACTTCCTTTGTCTTCATCCCCACCAATCCCTTCCATTGTCAAGCCTCCAAAGTTAGACTTAAAACAATTACCTGATACTCTCAAGTTTGCGTTTTTAGGTCCATTTGAGTCATTGCTTGTTATCATTGCTTCTGATTTGAGTAGTACTCAAGAAGAAAAATTGTTGCAAATTCTTAGGGAGCATAAGGAAGCCATAGGATGGTCGATAGCAGATATCAAAGGTATTTCCCCGTCTGTAGTCATGCATAAGATTCACCTTGAAGATAATGCTAAGACTTCACGTGAAGCTCAAAGACGTCTGAATCCTGCCATGAAGGAAGTAGTTAGAGCGGAAATGTTGAAACTTTTGGATGTTGGTGTCATTTACCCAATATCTGATAGTCAATGGGTGAGTCCTGTTCAAGTTGTCCCAAAGAAGTCTGGCATCACTGTTGTTTAG